In Mycoplasmopsis cynos, the following are encoded in one genomic region:
- the ftsH gene encoding ATP-dependent zinc metalloprotease FtsH: MKNKKITILLSILILFTIGLILYFSFVRKVPPTEIKINDLAQRIVEASKHNDDNYFTSINYNPFTNEIISKHHIDKQREAIYITYGRISDVESILNYLSLDKKNPISIYDALNVNGIVNGYSSVSAPQQSVWLSIVVSLIPTIILVLVLYLIYRSQAKIMNGQGGGVFGDKSPAQIIKSDKKFSDVAGNKEPIEEISEIVDYLKNPKRYEEAGARMPRGILLGGPPGTGKTLLAKATAGEANVPFYFVSASSFVELFVGMGAKRVRQVIYEARKNAPAIVFIDELDAIGRTRGSGIGGGHDEREQTLNQLLVEMDGIKENSGLLFIAATNRTDVLDPALTRPGRFDRVITVGLPDVKEREEILKLHAKGKRFSNDVNFSNLAKRTPGFSGAQLENVINESVLLTVRERKQLINLEIIDEAIDRVMSGPAKKSRTISQEELTAVAYHEAGHAVVGIKIPGGNKVQKITIIPRGQAGGYNLMMPEQEKYNYSKKELLATIASFMGGRAAEEIIYGEENISTGASDDINKATTIARRMVTEFGMSDLGPIKYHDESGSPFLGKTLATSSSISNQISHEIELEVRKIILEAKKIAIKIISENKLLLELIKTSLLEKETIIAEEIEYIAKNLELPPKSNEVQEKNEKSLDLDSLIDITKIEN, encoded by the coding sequence ATGAAAAATAAAAAAATTACTATTTTATTAAGTATATTAATTTTATTTACAATAGGTTTAATTTTATACTTTTCATTTGTAAGAAAAGTACCGCCTACCGAAATAAAAATTAATGATTTAGCTCAAAGAATTGTCGAAGCTTCAAAGCATAACGATGATAATTATTTTACAAGTATAAACTATAATCCATTTACTAATGAAATAATAAGTAAACATCACATTGATAAACAAAGAGAAGCCATATATATTACATACGGAAGAATATCTGATGTAGAAAGTATATTGAATTATTTATCTCTTGATAAAAAAAATCCAATAAGTATATATGATGCGCTAAATGTTAACGGGATTGTTAATGGTTATTCATCAGTTTCTGCGCCTCAACAAAGCGTTTGATTATCAATTGTTGTTTCTTTAATACCAACAATTATATTGGTTTTAGTTTTATATTTAATTTATAGATCGCAAGCTAAAATAATGAATGGACAAGGCGGCGGAGTTTTTGGCGATAAAAGTCCTGCACAAATAATAAAATCTGATAAAAAGTTTTCTGATGTAGCTGGTAATAAAGAGCCTATAGAAGAAATAAGTGAGATTGTGGATTATTTAAAAAATCCTAAACGCTATGAGGAAGCAGGCGCAAGAATGCCAAGAGGTATCTTACTTGGAGGTCCTCCTGGAACAGGAAAAACATTATTAGCAAAAGCTACCGCTGGTGAAGCAAATGTTCCATTTTATTTTGTTTCTGCTTCAAGCTTTGTTGAATTATTTGTTGGTATGGGAGCAAAAAGAGTGAGACAAGTGATATATGAGGCAAGAAAAAATGCTCCTGCAATTGTATTTATTGATGAATTAGATGCAATTGGTAGAACAAGAGGTAGTGGTATTGGTGGAGGACATGACGAAAGAGAACAGACATTAAATCAACTTCTTGTTGAAATGGATGGAATAAAAGAAAATTCCGGTTTATTATTTATTGCTGCTACAAATAGAACTGATGTCCTTGATCCTGCTTTAACAAGACCTGGGCGTTTTGACCGTGTTATTACTGTTGGACTTCCTGATGTTAAAGAAAGAGAAGAAATATTAAAATTACACGCAAAAGGAAAACGTTTTTCTAATGATGTTAATTTTTCAAATTTAGCAAAAAGAACTCCTGGTTTTTCTGGTGCCCAGCTTGAAAATGTTATTAATGAGTCAGTATTATTAACCGTTAGAGAGAGAAAACAATTAATTAATCTTGAAATTATTGATGAAGCTATTGACCGTGTTATGTCTGGTCCTGCTAAAAAATCAAGAACAATTTCACAAGAAGAATTGACTGCTGTTGCTTATCATGAAGCAGGTCATGCTGTAGTGGGAATTAAAATTCCAGGCGGAAATAAGGTTCAAAAAATTACAATTATTCCTCGTGGTCAAGCTGGTGGATACAACCTAATGATGCCTGAACAAGAAAAGTATAATTATTCTAAAAAAGAATTATTAGCTACAATAGCTAGTTTTATGGGAGGTAGAGCCGCTGAGGAAATTATTTATGGGGAAGAAAATATTTCTACAGGTGCTTCAGATGACATTAATAAAGCCACTACAATAGCTAGAAGAATGGTTACTGAGTTTGGTATGAGCGATTTAGGTCCTATCAAATATCATGATGAATCAGGTTCTCCATTTTTAGGAAAAACTCTAGCTACAAGCTCTTCTATTTCAAATCAAATTAGTCATGAAATAGAATTAGAAGTGAGAAAAATTATTTTAGAGGCTAAAAAGATAGCAATAAAAATCATTTCAGAAAATAAATTATTATTAGAATTAATCAAAACTTCATTATTAGAAAAAGAAACAATTATTGCTGA
- the tilS gene encoding tRNA lysidine(34) synthetase TilS: MNKRFLLAVSGGPDSMFMLNKYKYKDIVVATVNYNQRNDSGIDFEIVKDFCELYNIPFEFLILKKDDFTEGNFQSWAREKRYSFFTKVYKKYNCEKLLIAHNMDDFLETAIFNYKTKRNTKFYGIKKRNNLFGMNIYRPLLFSYFKKTITKKCLNKGIPFHFDYTNNEPKYSRNEIRIENNKKSKFWKIYLFIYFNFLNFLNCFNLYIINKNYKKWELFNFSQDEFEFLKKKENLIYLFINNNYDDIKLSKNKINSIQDFILSKNRTQKYKLSNNKYLFKKRGCLVQKEKNTL, translated from the coding sequence ATGAATAAAAGATTTTTATTAGCTGTTAGCGGTGGACCAGATAGTATGTTTATGTTAAATAAATATAAGTATAAGGATATTGTTGTAGCCACCGTTAATTATAACCAAAGAAATGATAGTGGCATCGATTTTGAAATAGTTAAAGATTTTTGTGAACTTTATAATATCCCTTTTGAATTTCTCATTCTTAAAAAAGATGACTTTACAGAGGGAAATTTTCAAAGTTGAGCCAGAGAAAAAAGATATTCATTTTTTACTAAGGTATATAAAAAATATAATTGTGAAAAATTGTTAATAGCCCACAATATGGATGATTTTTTAGAAACTGCAATTTTTAATTATAAAACTAAAAGAAATACAAAGTTTTATGGAATTAAAAAAAGAAATAATTTATTTGGTATGAATATATATAGACCATTATTATTTTCTTATTTTAAAAAGACTATAACAAAAAAATGTCTTAATAAGGGTATTCCGTTTCATTTTGATTATACTAATAATGAACCAAAATATTCTAGAAATGAAATAAGAATAGAAAATAACAAAAAGTCTAAATTTTGAAAAATTTATTTATTTATTTATTTTAATTTTCTTAATTTTTTAAATTGTTTTAACTTATATATTATTAATAAAAATTATAAAAAGTGAGAACTTTTTAATTTCTCGCAAGATGAATTTGAATTTTTAAAAAAGAAAGAAAATTTAATTTATTTATTTATAAATAATAATTATGATGACATAAAATTATCTAAGAACAAAATAAATAGTATTCAAGATTTTATTCTTTCAAAAAATAGAACCCAAAAATATAAATTATCTAATAATAAATATCTTTTTAAGAAAAGAGGATGCTTAGTACAAAAAGAAAAAAATACTTTATAA
- the pth gene encoding aminoacyl-tRNA hydrolase has product MKLIVGLGNPGLKYKYTRHNVGFLVIDRICQKLNITLNKTKFNGEYVKIDDLVIAKPMTYMNLSGNFVHQIADFFKIDSSDIFVIHDEKDIELGRASIKVGGSGGSHNGVKNIIEQLKKDDFKRLKVGIKIPYVGELKDFVLGRFSEEEIKIIEKIIEKSADAAITFGFNDINTIMNKFNTKKAINE; this is encoded by the coding sequence ATGAAATTAATAGTAGGTTTAGGCAATCCAGGTTTAAAATATAAATATACAAGACATAATGTGGGTTTTTTAGTAATAGATAGAATTTGTCAAAAGTTAAATATTACACTAAATAAAACTAAATTTAATGGTGAATATGTAAAAATCGATGATTTAGTTATAGCAAAACCAATGACATATATGAATTTATCTGGTAATTTTGTTCATCAAATAGCAGATTTTTTCAAAATTGACAGTAGTGATATTTTTGTTATCCATGATGAAAAAGATATTGAATTAGGAAGAGCTTCAATTAAGGTAGGCGGTTCTGGTGGAAGCCATAACGGAGTTAAAAATATAATTGAACAACTAAAAAAAGATGATTTTAAAAGATTGAAAGTAGGAATTAAAATTCCTTATGTAGGAGAATTAAAAGATTTTGTTTTAGGCAGATTTTCAGAAGAAGAGATAAAAATAATTGAAAAAATAATTGAAAAGTCAGCTGATGCAGCAATTACTTTCGGCTTTAATGATATTAATACAATTATGAATAAATTTAATACTAAGAAAGCAATTAATGAATAA